The DNA window ACCATAACACCATCACGGTCCTTCATGGCCTTGAAGTCTTTATAATCAACATAGAAATCGGATTGAACGCGGACGGTGAAGTCGGACGATTCCGTTTTGGGAAACTGTTTCGTTAAGGGCTTCCCCTCTCCCTTCCACTTGTCAAGACCGCCGTCAAGGACATAAATGGAATCATGGCCGAAACGCGCCAGGCTGTATCCCATCATCGTCTGCTCCAGACCATCCCCCCACCCCTTGGCGGCGCCTGTTCCTGTATACACCACAACTGGGAGCTTCGGTTTCAGTCCTGCATAACGGAGAACCGGCTGAACTGTCTCCGGGGGAACATACCTGGCAGGCACCCCATCAATGGTGGTCCGCAATAATCCCTCACTGATATAAATGGCCCCGGAAATATGCTCCTCAATGTAGTCATGAATATTCGGCTGGACGTCGAGTATCATCATTTCCTGCTTATTCAGATTTTCATACAGCCAGTCCGTGGAAACCCACCGGACTGTTCCTGTACCATAAGGATAATGCTTTATCATGGTAGACCTCCTCCCACAAATAAACAATTGTGGCGGGTTATAATATCGATACGCTTTGCCGAGTTCCCTTAAAAAAAGTATTCAATAGGAAGTGCTCTTAAGATGTAAGTATAAGTATTGTTAAAATAACCAG is part of the Deltaproteobacteria bacterium genome and encodes:
- a CDS encoding sulfurtransferase; protein product: MIKHYPYGTGTVRWVSTDWLYENLNKQEMMILDVQPNIHDYIEEHISGAIYISEGLLRTTIDGVPARYVPPETVQPVLRYAGLKPKLPVVVYTGTGAAKGWGDGLEQTMMGYSLARFGHDSIYVLDGGLDKWKGEGKPLTKQFPKTESSDFTVRVQSDFYVDYKDFKAMKDRDGVMVLDARPAAAYEGQAFWIKPGHIPGAVNVPWASLMDDKNKRLLKPDEEIMAILNANEVRPDKTIICTCGTGREATNEFIFFKWYLNYPNVKIYEGSFTEWTAYPENPTVTGKNPR